The Pseudomonas azotoformans genome has a segment encoding these proteins:
- a CDS encoding PepSY domain-containing protein, with the protein MKRLTVLVAAGIIVLTATQARAVDPDKPLKVPATVTIVAFDQLEATALALHPGSTLLDTDLDEEYGKYLYQVELEDTNGIEWEIELDALTGQVLKNHQET; encoded by the coding sequence ATGAAGCGCCTCACAGTGCTGGTCGCCGCCGGTATCATCGTCCTCACGGCGACCCAGGCCCGAGCCGTGGACCCCGACAAGCCACTGAAAGTGCCTGCCACTGTTACTATTGTCGCCTTTGATCAACTGGAAGCCACGGCCCTGGCCCTGCATCCTGGCTCGACGCTGCTGGATACCGACCTGGACGAAGAGTACGGCAAGTACCTGTACCAAGTTGAACTGGAAGACACCAACGGCATCGAGTGGGAGATTGAATTGGACGCGCTCACTGGGCAGGTTCTCAAGAATCATCAGGAAACGTAA
- a CDS encoding PepSY domain-containing protein: MKVNLNTGSRVALVLLVFCSSLAARDLDQDEALALRQQGIILPLEQLLEQAMGRHPGSRLLEAELEKKHGKYAYEVELVTADGVVREIKLDASTGVLIKDEED; encoded by the coding sequence ATGAAGGTAAATTTAAACACCGGCAGTCGAGTGGCGTTGGTGCTCCTGGTTTTTTGCTCAAGCCTGGCGGCCCGCGATCTTGATCAGGATGAGGCCTTGGCACTGCGCCAGCAGGGGATCATCTTGCCGTTGGAGCAGTTGCTGGAGCAGGCCATGGGGCGTCATCCCGGTTCGCGTCTGCTGGAAGCCGAGCTTGAAAAAAAGCATGGCAAATATGCTTATGAAGTGGAACTGGTCACCGCCGACGGCGTGGTGCGCGAGATCAAGCTGGACGCATCCACGGGTGTGCTGATCAAAGACGAGGAAGACTGA
- a CDS encoding response regulator transcription factor, whose product MRLLLVEDNVPLADELLAGLQRQGYAVDWLADGRDAAYQGRSEPYDLIILDLGLPGLPGLEVLAHWRAAALAIPVLILTARDSWAERIEGLKAGADDYLSKPFHPEELHLRIQALLRRSHGHANQPTLQAAGLHLDEGRQCVLREGAEIQLTAAEFRLLRYFMLHPEQILSKSHLAEHLYDGETERDSNVLEVHVNHLRRKLGRSVIETRRGQGYRFGASGA is encoded by the coding sequence ATGCGCCTGCTCTTGGTGGAAGACAACGTTCCCCTGGCCGATGAACTGCTGGCCGGGCTGCAACGCCAGGGTTATGCCGTCGATTGGCTCGCCGATGGTCGCGACGCCGCGTACCAGGGGCGCAGCGAACCCTATGACCTGATCATTCTTGATCTGGGCCTGCCGGGTTTGCCTGGGCTTGAGGTACTGGCGCATTGGCGTGCCGCCGCCCTGGCCATCCCGGTGCTGATCCTCACGGCCCGCGATTCCTGGGCCGAGCGCATCGAAGGGCTCAAGGCGGGCGCCGATGATTACCTGAGCAAACCCTTTCACCCCGAGGAACTGCACCTGCGCATCCAGGCGCTGTTGCGCCGCTCCCACGGTCATGCGAATCAACCGACCCTGCAGGCCGCCGGCCTGCACCTGGATGAAGGCCGCCAGTGCGTGCTGCGCGAGGGCGCGGAGATCCAACTGACCGCCGCCGAATTCCGTCTGTTGCGCTACTTCATGTTGCACCCCGAACAGATCCTGTCGAAAAGCCACCTGGCCGAGCATCTGTATGACGGCGAAACCGAGCGCGACTCCAATGTGCTGGAAGTCCACGTCAACCACCTGCGTCGCAAGCTGGGCCGCAGTGTGATCGAGACCCGGCGCGGCCAGGGTTACCGGTTCGGCGCCAGCGGCGCATGA
- a CDS encoding sensor histidine kinase produces the protein MRSIQRRLSLGLVSVMVVVGVALAQTSLWLFETGLQRYLEAGLRNDSESLLVALVRGPEGLQLHEKRLSPAYQRPFSGHYFRIDFADKHWRSRSLWDQDLPHLPEAGLKGNLQLGPEGQQLLVLREDYKRFGQSISISVAQDYTPVRESFRLMRQIGLVLGLAALLLVLILQRITVRRALRPLETARNQIAQLQQGQRSQLDTQVPQELEPLVAQINHLLAHTEDSLKRSRNALGNLGHALKTPLAVLLSAASSDALKDHPELGKLLRDHLEQVQHRLNRELNRARLAGETLPGALFDCEKELPGLLAILNMIHGEHLDLSSHAAPGLQLPWDREDLLELLGNLLDNACKWADAEVRLTVTEAEHSYLLAVEDDGPGIPETQRDQVFSRGTRLDEQIHGHGLGLGIVRDIVEVWGGVLQLQESDLGGLKVLIELPKRQG, from the coding sequence ATGAGGTCGATCCAACGGCGCTTGAGCCTGGGCCTGGTCAGCGTGATGGTGGTCGTCGGCGTAGCGCTGGCGCAAACCAGCCTGTGGTTATTCGAAACGGGGTTGCAGCGCTATCTGGAAGCCGGCTTGCGCAACGACAGCGAGAGCTTGTTGGTGGCGTTGGTACGTGGCCCTGAAGGTTTGCAACTGCATGAGAAACGCCTGTCGCCGGCCTATCAACGGCCGTTTTCGGGGCACTATTTCCGCATTGATTTCGCCGATAAGCACTGGCGCTCCCGCTCGTTGTGGGACCAGGACCTGCCGCATCTTCCCGAGGCGGGACTCAAGGGCAACCTGCAACTGGGGCCGGAAGGCCAGCAACTGTTGGTGTTGCGCGAGGACTACAAACGCTTCGGCCAGTCGATTTCCATCAGCGTGGCCCAGGACTACACGCCAGTGCGGGAAAGCTTCCGCTTGATGCGCCAGATCGGCCTGGTGCTGGGGCTGGCGGCGCTGCTGCTGGTGCTGATCCTGCAACGGATCACTGTGCGCCGCGCCTTGCGCCCGCTGGAAACCGCGCGTAACCAGATCGCCCAACTGCAACAGGGCCAGCGTTCACAACTCGACACCCAGGTGCCGCAGGAGCTGGAGCCGCTGGTGGCGCAGATCAACCATCTGCTGGCTCACACCGAAGACAGCCTCAAGCGTTCACGCAATGCCCTGGGCAACCTCGGCCATGCCCTCAAGACCCCGCTGGCGGTGCTGTTGAGCGCTGCGTCGAGCGACGCGCTGAAGGATCATCCTGAGCTGGGTAAGCTGTTGCGCGATCACCTGGAGCAGGTGCAGCACCGCCTTAACCGCGAGCTCAATCGTGCTCGCCTGGCGGGCGAAACCCTGCCGGGCGCGCTGTTTGATTGCGAAAAAGAACTGCCCGGCTTGCTCGCTATCCTCAACATGATCCACGGTGAACACCTGGACCTGAGCTCCCATGCCGCGCCCGGCTTGCAGCTGCCCTGGGACCGAGAAGACCTCTTGGAGTTGCTCGGCAATCTATTGGATAACGCCTGCAAATGGGCGGATGCCGAGGTGCGCTTGACCGTTACCGAGGCCGAGCACAGCTACTTGTTGGCGGTAGAAGATGACGGCCCCGGCATTCCTGAAACCCAGCGTGACCAGGTCTTCAGCCGTGGCACGCGCCTGGATGAACAGATCCATGGTCATGGCCTGGGGCTGGGGATCGTGCGGGATATCGTCGAGGTGTGGGGCGGGGTGCTGCAGTTGCAGGAAAGCGACTTGGGCGGGCTGAAAGTGCTGATCGAATTGCCGAAGCGCCAGGGATAA
- a CDS encoding methyl-accepting chemotaxis protein: MEQQYRQVDQVATASHEMSATAQDVARSAAQAAQAARDADQATRDGLKVIDRTTRNIGELAADMSTAMTQVEGLAANSEKIGSVLEVIRGIAEQTNLLALNAAIEAARAGEAGRGFAVVADEVRNLAQRTQESVEETRLVIEHLQSGTEEVVGSMGNSYRQAQGSVEQVGQAVTALRQIGDAVTVISDMNLQIASAAEEQSAVAEEINSNVATIRDVTESLSEQANESARVSQALNSLANQQQGLMDQFRV; encoded by the coding sequence ATGGAACAGCAGTATCGCCAGGTCGACCAGGTAGCCACCGCGTCCCATGAAATGAGCGCCACTGCCCAGGACGTGGCGCGCAGCGCTGCCCAGGCCGCACAAGCCGCCCGCGACGCCGACCAGGCCACCCGTGATGGCCTGAAGGTGATCGACCGCACCACGCGCAATATCGGCGAGTTGGCGGCCGACATGAGCACGGCCATGACCCAGGTCGAAGGCCTGGCCGCCAACAGCGAAAAAATCGGTTCGGTGCTTGAAGTGATTCGCGGCATTGCCGAACAGACCAACCTGCTGGCCCTCAATGCTGCCATCGAAGCCGCCCGCGCGGGTGAGGCCGGCCGTGGCTTTGCGGTGGTGGCCGACGAAGTACGCAACCTGGCGCAGCGCACCCAGGAATCGGTGGAAGAAACCCGCCTGGTCATCGAACACCTGCAAAGCGGCACCGAAGAGGTGGTCGGCTCCATGGGCAACAGCTATCGCCAGGCCCAGGGCAGCGTCGAGCAGGTGGGGCAAGCCGTGACGGCCCTGCGCCAGATTGGCGATGCCGTGACGGTGATCAGCGACATGAACCTGCAGATCGCCAGCGCCGCCGAAGAGCAAAGCGCCGTGGCCGAGGAGATCAACAGCAACGTGGCAACCATTCGCGATGTGACCGAGTCGCTGTCGGAGCAGGCGAATGAATCGGCACGGGTGAGCCAGGCGTTGAACAGCCTGGCGAATCAGCAGCAGGGGTTGATGGATCAGTTCAGGGTGTGA